In the genome of Kluyveromyces marxianus DMKU3-1042 DNA, complete genome, chromosome 1, one region contains:
- the AVT2 gene encoding Avt2p, protein MTSIADNFYSKLSRNEEESIHPDEAFQLELTSFDDATKKASLGNEDQSFDIGQEDPLTEDIYLSNEAKSNRYMAFMNMANSILGSGVIGQPFAMKNCGIIGGLIATLFMSYLVDWTIRLIIVNLKLTGRTTYQSSVEAAMGKWGGVVILITNGLFAFGGCIGFCIIIGDSIPHVLAAFFPSHAHIFHRNIIITLVTVFISYPLSLNRDISKLSKTSMIALIGLVVIVIIIVIKAPLTSSEYKGSFQIHHYFITPRIFQGISVISFALVCHHNSSFIFFSLRNPSLKRFNQLTHVSLILSCAICLTTAYSGFLNFKDKTQGNILNNFPADDNVINFARLLLGLNMLTTFPLEIFVLRDVVRDIMYYSNERTEPKKLSLKMHVIITSFLVFTIMCIALLTSNLGALLEIIGATTASLMAYILPPLTNIVITGKSKSLKEKLPYFGCIAFGFIIMFVSTSQTIMEAFS, encoded by the coding sequence ATGACCTCAATTGCTGATAACTTTTATAGCAAGCTATCACgtaatgaagaagaatctaTTCATCCTGATGAAGCCTTTCAATTGGAATTAACGTCCTTTGACGATGCCACGAAAAAAGCCAGTCTTGGCAATGAAGATCAATCATTCGATATAGGTCAAGAGGATCCGCTAACAGAGGATATATATCTCTCAAATGAAGCCAAGTCGAATAGATATATGGCTTTTATGAATATGGCAAATAGTATTTTAGGATCTGGGGTCATTGGGCAGCCTTTTGCCATGAAAAATTGCGGAATCATAGGAGGGTTAATAGCTACACTGTTCATGTCATATTTAGTTGATTGGACAATTCGTCTGATTATAGTAAATTTAAAACTAACAGGAAGGACTACTTATCAATCATCTGTTGAAGCAGCGATGGGTAAATGGGGAGGAGTTGTAATACTAATAACAAATGGATTATTTGCATTTGGAGGATGTATAGGCTTTTGCATTATTATCGGCGATTCAATTCCTCATGTACTAGCTGCCTTTTTCCCTTCTCACGCTCACATATTTCATCgtaatattattattactttgGTAACTGTATTTATATCATACCCATTGTCTCTCAACAGAGACATATCAAAATTGTCAAAAACTTCCATGATAGCACTTATCGGATTagttgttattgttattatcaTTGTTATTAAGGCGCCTTTAACCAGTAGTGAATATAAAGGATCATTCCAAATACATCACTATTTTATTACTCCAAGAATATTCCAAGGAATATCCGTTATATCATTTGCGTTGGTGTGCCATCATAACTCcagttttattttcttttccttgagAAACCCATCATTAAAGCGCTTCAATCAATTGACTCATGTGAGTCTCATACTTTCTTGTGCTATTTGCTTGACTACTGCATATTCTGGcttcttgaatttcaaGGACAAGACGCAAGGCAATATACTGAACAATTTTCCTGCCGATGATAACGTTATAAATTTTGCAAGACTTCTCTTGGGCCTGAACATGCTAACAACTTTTCCATTAGAAATATTTGTCTTAAGAGATGTGGTGAGAGACATAATGTATTATTCGAATGAAAGAACAGAACCCAAAAAACTTTCACTTAAGATGCATGTTATAATAACATCTTTTCTCGTATTTACAATAATGTGCATTGCTCTACTAACTTCGAACCTTGGTGCTCTTTTAGAGATCATTGGCGCAACTACAGCCTCATTAATGGCATATATTCTCCCTCCATTGACcaatattgttattactgGAAAATCTAAATCgttaaaggaaaaactCCCTTATTTTGGTTGCATTGCATTTGGTTTTATCATTATGTTTGTCAGCACATCCCAGACTATAATGGAAGCATTTTCATGA
- the TOF1 gene encoding Tof1p, translated as MTEEPSSNLATEDGPNILDQKTYEDVSYTIIKARIGMLATAIGGPDHSSDSANPPYKIGDDCLACIKDLIRWFKLVDDKQKKWDVEMATAEFKILQNDLIPIMLDWETKSSSAARKSKKTGEDISVFFPNKAYYDRIALGCLQLMVLMTWPLIITDQSSYNQVNYYYELKKHQLLYKHAILSTENGKVLKAAIRLALNVMQRDRLDRTSRDDSLIRMVLHFIKNIVAIEPGEVTISSVKRLKKPLTAEEMLPTNIRQDDISINSVIDAFDKNKVFGFLLTISSSLTESVDEEFVNLPLLELMFFMTKDINPERLFKSSKKKYDVNVNHEISESNLSNSGKQLSELLAKEHEKKINVIKNTSSRHSRFGGLLSIRTPQNTRLTVASNSVNMNDDAALQEIDSRKKWNKSIRMRLDVIEGLSSTFLNTEGSTAHITIENLQKLKEFLSNFVDSSFNLLLRKVTDHFTSEIQDQLSLHKIEYMLFISWFIKFQRIRCLFEKDTSPDYVAGVLLDECYIMFMKYMRESYDHKNWPVIHAGMLLFTEYLNFLLSLDDSWQNDIYAVIGKLLGENMLQLLSALPKSASSHSSQYIKSCINMTHVVLKTFDRFNEKSSLAVESKRKRKVNLKHLTIEKFAKEHDIDYEEAFELLEEQFKKVTINFDRVFRGYLNEATLSMYIKYLQSFKEIEVPVLSRILKFLQRVFVDAKEEILLYRIDFLILCKEILGPQGLPLASDIRHQFSRFIEYFLHRFRKKLMKMPSLYVSILFPMIHDSQIAYYMKNGTMKPTTAKYDIVVPSVFVNIEDEDAIPDKVLKDMHIGILVSSLIDDGYEELVDSLLSNLLSILERLKQQSSDSALTDQPQKITYNVDHNEIKRALHQQADFRRLLIITGFAIPDENNDECYFSRTNDINEIHESIDTIKKYKSLPFESSSGKPASYYLSYAQSSDDHYDNYGSEVENDDYFQELETMERRIAGRELTKGKAKSKSTIKKVGSKKRRRSSHSESLSDDSRDIPSTKSTIVSKEYIYDSDDDDPRFSTIFFENEKYLRQLLDKNKGALSSEQYERFTQFCQERLENDGVVRSDFSDLFDNSLSMNVNGMHEGLKEHTSLSEEQQNDVETQQIIDSNDLSSDEYNSESENDEDDIPVRKRSRAQLSFDNV; from the coding sequence ATGACGGAGGAACCAAGTTCAAATCTTGCAACAGAAGATGGCCCAAATATACTAGATCAAAAAACATACGAAGATGTATCATATACTATTATCAAAGCAAGGATTGGTATGCTTGCAACAGCCATTGGTGGTCCAGATCACTCATCAGACTCGGCGAATCCTCCTTATAAAATTGGTGATGATTGCTTGGCATGTATCAAGGATTTGATAAGATGGTTCAAGTTAGTCGACgacaaacaaaagaaatggGATGTAGAAATGGCAACTGCAGAGTTCAAGATACTACAAAACGATTTAATACCAATTATGCTAGATTGGGAAACTAAGAGTAGTTCGGCTGCTAgaaaaagcaaaaaaacTGGTGAGGACATATCTGTGTTTTTCCCAAATAAGGCGTACTACGATAGAATAGCACTAGGATGTCTACAACTCATGGTGTTGATGACGTGGCCTTTAATTATCACAGATCAATCCTCTTATAACCAGGTCAACTATTACTATGAACTTAAAAAACATCAACTTTTATACAAACATGCGATATTAAGCACAGAAAACGGTAAGGTACTCAAGGCAGCAATAAGATTGGCATTGAATGTTATGCAAAGAGATAGACTTGATAGAACATCTAGAGATGACTCTTTAATTAGAATGGTTCTGCATTTCATTAAGAATATTGTGGCTATTGAGCCAGGGGAGGTTACCATATCTAGTGTAAAAAGACTTAAAAAGCCACTAACTGCAGAGGAGATGTTACCTACGAATATCAGACAAGATGATATCTCAATAAACAGTGTCATAGATGCATTTGATAAAAACAAAGTGTTTGGATTTCTTCTCACGATTTCCAGCTCCTTAACCGAAAGTGTTGATGAGGAGTTCGTGAACTTACCTCTACTCGAACTCATGTTTTTTATGACTAAGGATATTAATCCAGAGAGGTTattcaaaagttcaaaaaaaaaatatgatgTGAATGTAAACCATGAGATTTCAGAATCGAATCTTTCTAACTCAGGTAAGCAGCTCTCAGAACTTTTAGCCAAAGAACAtgagaaaaaaatcaaCGTCATTAAAAACACTTCTTCTCGACATTCAAGATTTGGAGGCTTACTCTCTATCAGAACGCCACAAAACACGCGTTTGACTGTAGCAAGTAATTCAGTCAATATGAATGATGATGCCGCATTACAAGAAATagattcaagaaaaaagtggAATAAGAGTATAAGAATGAGACTTGATGTTATCGAAGGATTGAGCAGTACTTTCTTAAATACTGAAGGAAGTACAGCACATATAACCATTgaaaatcttcaaaaacttaaAGAATTCTTGTCAAACTTTGTCGATTCCAGTTTCAATTTATTACTGCGAAAAGTTACAGACCATTTTACCAGTGAAATTCAAGACCAACTGTCGTTGCATAAAATTGAGTACATGCTTTTTATATCATGGTTCATTAAGTTTCAACGCATAAGGTGtttatttgaaaaagacaCTAGCCCTGATTATGTCGCTGGTGTATTATTGGACGAATGTTATATCATGTTCATGAAATATATGAGAGAAAGTTATGATCACAAAAACTGGCCTGTAATTCATGCTGGAATGTTACTATTTACCGAATATCTAAATTTCCTTCTCTCTTTAGATGATTCGTGGCAAAATGATATTTACGCAGTCATCGGAAAATTACTGGGAGAGAACATGCTGCAACTTCTAAGCGCCCTTCCAAAATCTGCCTCAAGTCATTCCTCGCAATATATCAAGTCATGCATTAATATGACGCATGTTGTTTTGAAGACATTTGATAGATTTAACGAAAAATCGTCCCTAGCAGTAGAATCAAAGCGTAAAAGAAAGGTGAATCTCAAGCATTTGACAATAGAGAAATTTGCAAAAGAACATGATATTGATTATGAAGAAGCTTTTGAATTGCTAGAAGAACAATTCAAAAAGGTGACTATTAACTTTGACAGAGTTTTTCGGGGATACTTAAACGAAGCTACACTTTCAATGTACATCAAATATTTGcaatctttcaaagaaattgagGTTCCTGTACTAAGTCGAATACTAAAGTTCTTGCAAAGAGTTTTTGTTGACGctaaagaagagatattaCTATATAGAATCGACTTCCTGATACTATGCAAGGAGATTTTAGGACCACAAGGTTTACCGTTAGCATCTGATATTCGCCATCAATTCAGCAGGTTCATTGAGTATTTTTTACACCGGTTTAGGaaaaaattgatgaaaatgcCATCATTATATGTTAGCATTCTTTTCCCTATGATACATGATTCACAGATAGCCTATTACATGAAAAACGGAACTATGAAACCAACTACTGCTAAATATGATATTGTGGTCCCAAGTGTATTTGTGAATAtagaagatgaggatgcAATTCCAGATAAGGTTTTGAAAGATATGCATATTGGAATATTAGTATCTAGTCTCATCGATGATGGTtatgaagaacttgtcgACTCTTTGTTATCGAATCTGTTATCTATATTAGAACGGCTGAAACAACAATCATCCGATTCCGCATTGACTGACCAACCACAAAAAATTACTTATAATGTTGACCAtaatgaaatcaaaagaGCGTTGCATCAGCAAGCTGACTTTAGAAGACTTTTGATAATTACTGGATTTGCAATTCCAGATGAAAACAATGATGAATGCTATTTCAGCAGAACTAATGATATCAACGAAATCCATGAATCTATTGATACcatcaaaaaatataagTCATTGCCTTTCGAATCTTCGTCGGGCAAACCTGCAAGCTACTATTTATCTTATGCACAAAGTAGTGATGACCATTATGACAACTATGGATCTGAGGtagaaaatgatgattatTTCCAAGAGCTTGAAACTATGGAGAGAAGAATTGCTGGACGAGAATTAACAAAGGGAAAAGCTAAATCAAAATCTACTATAAAGAAAGTCGGTTcgaaaaagagaaggagaagtAGTCATTCTGAATCGTTAAGTGATGATTCTAGGGATATACCTTCGACAAAATCTACTATTGTCAGCaaagaatatatttatgactctgatgatgatgaccCACGGTTTAGTACTatcttttttgaaaatgaaaaataccTAAGACAACTACTAgataaaaataaaggtgCGCTATCATCGGAACAATATGAAAGATTTACACAATTTTGCCAAGAGAGGCTTGAAAATGATGGAGTGGTAAGAAGTGATTTTTCAGATCTTTTCGACAATTCTCTAAGCATGAATGTTAATGGAATGCATGAAGGGTTAAAAGAACATACCTCACTGTCAGAAGAGCAACAAAATGATGTAGAAACACAACAAATTATTGATTCGAATGATTTGAGCTCTGATGAGTACAATTCTGAATCGGAaaatgatgaggatgacATTCCTGTTCGTAAAAGATCACGTGCTCAATTGTCTTTCGATAACGTCTAG
- the SEC2 gene encoding guanine nucleotide exchange factor SEC2, translated as MSEQEESKRISLQVTSLSTQLIESIDKQSQLEEQLVTAKKTIASQQHAIDSYNELKQNYETLKQEYEKDREKFRKQEVICADAEKKVSSLNQEIEDLTASLFDEANNMVADARKEKNSVEILNAKLKEQLKEKDLLLDTLSMQLKNLKNVLYKLENDHSSKNVSISDSAMSSSTSIERSTTNQTSTYENLQAAPSGLLFSPLIQALRYDVPLYTEYLKFLAVLPECETIHQTSSDSKLIKRLVNYEILPVLRLDNASGIGWLTKRNLMNLMMEGLVSIEPISGVNETYRSGYASPTVTDTPNSESNESHLFSRPLNSPPVAMLDPCAFCGENRNDILEHGRLYVFKTYQKQEDGKTEVQNQLPVCHYCLIKLRQVCEIFAFLRSLKSGAWNLEKVTLASIKDGNLTNYFEVLKTSKSKSKSKRLSIFQGFKSSQTSTPVTENLHQFADKNGLPTTNIQRSWARLSQLRASLHWSHIGVWSLDEAYAADITPASEANKIKDGEEHGLGITSEQIPIPLTPEGDETFDFEAANSSTKSTGAVSANNSSDIQEDTTEIIEKEVQEISDVESSSVFKESQGEKVKGELELTDVSAHGDKTESHQQTEEQKLNSAPDVTPVPEDLSDIKESVDQSPETRDSSEEPNEVLDAYGSPSVKTSRSTDSVRENNPKNKSSPSSDDISEDEDHFNDAKEEVD; from the coding sequence ATGTCTGAACAGGAGGAGTCAAAACGTATCTCGCTGCAAGTGACTTCATTATCAACACAACTCATTGAAAGTATTGATAAACAATCACAACTAGAAGAACAATTGGTGACGGCGAAGAAGACTATAGCTAGCCAACAACATGCTATTGATTCTTACAATGAGTTAAAGCAAAATTATGAAACTTTAAAGCAAGAGTATGAGAAAGATCGAGAGAAGTTCAGGAAACAAGAAGTTATTTGTGCTGATGCTGAGAAAAAGGTTTCATCTTTAAATCAAGAGATTGAGGATTTAACAGCATCCTTATTCGACGAGGCAAACAATATGGTAGCTGATGcaagaaaggaaaagaacTCAGTGGAAATACTTAACGCTAAGCTCAAGGAAcaattgaaagagaaggatTTGTTACTGGATACCTTATCTATGCAGCTGAAAAACCTTAAAAACGTGCTTTACAAATTGGAGAACGACCACTCCTCTAAAAACGTTTCAATATCAGATTCTGCGATGTCTTCAAGTACATCGATCGAGAGGTCGACCACAAATCAAACTTCCACATATGAGAATTTGCAGGCTGCGCCATCAGGACTCCTATTCTCTCCCCTCATCCAAGCTCTAAGATACGATGTTCCTTTATACACAGAATACTTAAAGTTCCTAGCTGTTTTACCGGAGTGTGAGACGATCCACCAGACCTCTTCAGACTCTAAGCTAATAAAAAGACTTGTGAACTATGAAATATTGCCAGTGTTGAGGTTGGATAATGCATCTGGGATTGGTTGGTTGACCAAGAGAAACTtaatgaatttgatgatGGAAGGTTTAGTTTCTATTGAACCAATCAGCGGTGTAAATGAAACTTATCGCTCAGGATATGCTTCTCCAACCGTTACAGATACACCAAATTCAGAATCTAATGAATCACACCTGTTTAGTCGCCCTCTGAATTCCCCACCAGTGGCTATGCTAGATCCATGTGCATTTTGTGGGGAGAATAGAAATGATATTCTAGAACATGGTAGGCTTTATGTCTTCAAGACATATCAAAAACAAGAGGATGGAAAAACGGAAGTGCAAAACCAATTACCAGTTTGCCACTACTGTTTAATAAAGCTAAGACAAGTATGTGAAATATTTGCATTTTTAAGGTCATTAAAATCTGGTGCCTGGAACTTAGAGAAGGTTACTTTAGCTTCTATCAAGGATGGCAATTTGACCAACTACTTTGAAGTTTTAAAGACATCTAAATCAAAGTCAAAATCTAAAAGGTTAAGCATATTCCAAGGTTTCAAGTCATCCCAAACTAGTACACCGGTAACAGAAAATTTACATCAATTCGCAGATAAAAATGGGTTACCAACTACGAACATTCAAAGATCTTGGGCACGTCTTTCACAGCTTCGGGCATCTTTACATTGGTCTCATATCGGTGTATGGTCTCTAGATGAAGCATACGCTGCGGATATTACTCCTGCTTCGGAGGCCAACAAGATTAAGGACGGGGAAGAACATGGATTGGGTATAACCTCCGAACAAATACCTATTCCGTTAACTCCAGAGGGGGACGAAACATTTGACTTTGAAGCTGCAAATTCTTCAACCAAATCAACTGGCGCCGTATCGGCCAACAACTCTTCCGATATACAAGAAGATACAACAGAAATTATAGAAAAGgaagttcaagaaatttCAGATGTGGAGAGCTCTTCGGTTTTTAAAGAATCTCAAGGTGAAAAGGTAAAGGGAGAACTTGAATTAACTGATGTATCAGCACATGGTGATAAAACAGAGTCACATCAGCAAACAGAGGAGCAAAAATTGAACTCAGCACCAGACGTGACTCCAGTACCAGAAGACCTTAGCGACATAAAGGAGTCAGTTGATCAGTCCCCTGAAACACGCGATTCATCTGAGGAACCAAATGAAGTACTGGATGCGTATGGCAGCCCGTCTGTAAAAACCTCACGTAGTACAGATTCAGTTCGAGAGAACAATCCGAAAAATAAATCCTCACCATCTTCAGATGATAtttctgaagatgaagatcaTTTCAATGATGCTAAAGAGGAAGTAGACTGA